GACCTGCAGATCGAGGACGTGATCGAGACCTACGAGATGCGCGAGAAGCCGCGCAGCTGACCGCCGTCCGGCCCGGCGTGCCCCCTGCCTGCGGGTGGGCGGGCACGCCGGAGCCGCGGCTCGCAGCAGGACGAGAAGGCCCCGTTTCCGTCGGGGCAGGAGCACACGAGGACGTGACGAGATGACCGACCACCCCCGCGCCCGCAAGATCGCCGACCGGATCAAGGTCATCGTCGCCGAGACGATCGAGCGTCGGATCAAGGACCCTCGCCTCGGGTTCGTCACCGTCACCGACGTCCGCGTGACGGGTGACCTGCAGCACGCCTCGATCTTCTACACCGTGTTCGGTTCGGAGGAGGAGCGGGCGGGCACCGCTGCCGCGCTGGAGAGCGCCAAGGGCGTCATCCGCCGCGAGGTCGGTGCGGGTACCGGCCTGCGGCTCACCCCGAGCATCGAGTTCTTCGCGGACGCGATGCCGGAGAACGCCGCGCACATCGACGACCTGCTGCGGCAGGCCGCGGAGCACGACGCCGAGGTCGCGGCCCGGGCCAGCGGCCAGGTCTTCGCCGGCGAGGCCGACCCGTACAAGAAGCCGCACGAGGACGACGACGAGGCCGACGCCGAGCAGACGCCGTAACGTCCGAGTGGATGGCTGCTGTGACAGCCATCCATTCGGACGTCAGCGGGTTCGCCGGACGGTCAGCCGACCGGCGCTGCCTCCGCCAGCAGCACCTCGACCGGCTCGCTCGAGCTGCGCGGGGAGCGGCGGGGCAGCCAGCGGGCCGCGACGGCGCCCACCGCCACGACAGCCGCGCCGGTCAGGATGGCCGGCCGCAGCGCGTCGGTGTAGCCCTCCGGCGTGATCGTGCCGCCGGCGCCCTCGAACACCGCGACCAGCACCGCGACCCCGAGCGCCACGCCGATCTCGCGGATGGTCGCGTTGGTCGAGCTCGCGGTGGCGTGGTCGTCGTCGGCCATGTCGGCCAGCACGGCCGTGGAGCTGGGCGCGAACGTCAGGCCCATGCCGATCCCGGCCAGCGCAAACGCCGGCACCAGCTCCGCGTAGGTGCCGCTGGGGGTGGTGACCAGGGCGATCCAGGCGAGCGCAACGGCCTGCAGGGTGAGCCCGACCGAGAGCAGGGCTCGGACGCCGACCCGTGGGGCGAGCAGCCCGGCCACCGGTGCGACCAGCATCGGGGCCGCCGTCCAGGGCAGGGTCCGTACGCCGGCCTCGAGGGGGGAGTACCCGTCGACGACCTGCAGGTACTGCACCAGCAGGAAGACGGAGCCGAACATGCCCATCGAGAACGCGAACCCGGCGATGTTGGCGATCGAGAAGCTGCGCGAACGGAAGAGCCGCAGCGGGATCAGGGGGTACGCCGTCCGGCTCTCCCGGACGAGAAAGGCGACGAGCAGCACGGCGCTGGCGGCCAGGGCGACCAGCACGCGGGTCGACGTCCAGCCGTCGATGTTGCCTCGGGTGATACCCCAGACGCCGCTGAAGACGCCGGCCCCCACGAGGGCCAGGCCGGACACGTCCAGCGGGTCGCGGCGGCCGTAGCTCTCGGGCAGGGCCCGCAGGATGAAGGGGACGGCGACGAGCGCGATCGGGACGTTGATCCAGAAGATCGCCTGCCACGAGACACCCTCGACGACGGCGCCGCCGATCAGTGGGCCGAGCGCGACGCCGAGACCGGCGACGCCGCCCCAGACGCCGATGGCCATCGCCCGCTTGGCCGGCGGCACCGCCGCGGCGAGCAGGGTCAGCGACAGCGGCATGATGGCGGCGCCGCCGACTCCCTGCAGCGCGCGGGAGGCGATCAGCATCGCCGGGGTGGTGGCCAGGGCCGAGGCGATCGAGGCGAGGGTGAACAGGCTGATCCCCGCCACGAAGATCCGGCGACGGCCGAACCGGTCACCGAGCGTGGAGGCGCCGAGCATCAGCGTGGCGAAGGTGAGCGTGTAGGCGTTCACGAACCACTGGAGCTGCTCGACGCTGGCGCCGAGATCCGTCCGGATCACCGGGAGCGCGTTGGTGATGACCAGGTTGTCCAGGGTGGCCATGAACATCGGCAGGGACGCCGCGAGCAGTGCGAGAGCGAGCGGAACGCGTCGGGTCGAGCCGGACGACGTCCGGGCTTGCCCCAGAGTGTCGGATGTCATCGGAACTCCTTGTAAGCATTGATTGATTACTAAGCGACGACAGTAGGCATCGACTGATAACATGTCAACCATGAATTCCACGGAGATGTCAGCGGCGCCCCGACGGATGTCCGGCGAGCAGCGGCGGGACCAGATCCTGAAGGCGGCGCTCGGTGCGTTCGCCGCCGGTGGCTACGCCGGCACCAGCACCGACCAGGTGGCCCGCGCGGCGGGGGTCTCCCAGCCCTACGTCGTCCGGCTCTTCGGCTCCAAGCAGGAGCTGTTCGCCCAGGTGTACGAGCACGCGAGCAAGCGGGTCATCGACGCGCTCGCCGCGGTCCCCGCCGGCCCGGACGCCAAGCACGAGATGGGCGAGGCCTACGTGCGGCTGCTGGCCGACCGCGACCTGCTGCTGGTGATCATGCACGGCTTCATCGCGGGCGCCGACCCCAAGGTCGGGCACATCGCCCGCTTCACGCTGGCCGAGGCGTTCCGGCTGCACCGCGAACGCACCGGCGCCAGTGCTGACGACGCCCGGATGTTCGTCGCCCACGGCATGCTGATCAACGTGCTGATGGCCAGTGGCGCCCCGCTGCACCTGGGCGAGGACCCCGACCTCGACGCGCTCACCGAGTGCACGTTCGGCGCGGCGATGAGCGACGTGGCGGCGCTCGCCGCGGGCGCGTGAGCTCGCCCCCGGGGCGGACGGACGCGCCGCCTCGCCGACCGACCGCGCCGGACGGTCTGGTGGTCGTCGACAAGCCGGCCGGCTGGACGAGCCACGACGTGGTCGCCCGGATGCGCCGGCTGGCGGGCACCCGCAAGGTCGGCCACGCGGGCACGCTCGACCCGATGGCCACCGGCGTGCTCGTCGTCGGGGTCGGCCGCGCCACCCGGCTGCTGACCTACCTGGTCGGCGCCGACAAGACCTACACCGCGACGATCCGGCTCGGCGTCACGACGGTCACGGACGACGCCGAGGGCGACGCGACGTCCCGGTTGGATGCCGGGGGGCTGACCCGCGCGGACGTCGACCCCGCGGTGCGGGCGCTCACCGGAGCAATCGATCAGGTGCCGAGCGCGGTCAGTGCGATCAAGGTCGACGGCCAGCGCTCGTACGCCCGGGTGCGCTCCGGGGAGCAGGTCGAGCTCGCGGCCCGGCCGGTCACCGTGCACCGGTTCGACGTGCTCGACGTGCGGCCCGGGGTGGACGAGAGCGCCGACGACGCACTGGCCGTGCTGGACCTGGACGTCGAGGTCGAGGTCTCGTCCGGCACCTACGTGCGCGCGCTGGCCCGCGATCTCGGTGCGGCATTGGGGGTCGGCGGGCACCTGACCGCACTGCGCCGCACCGCGGTCGGGCCGTACGCGATCGGCTCGGCCCGGACGCTGGAGCAGCTCGAGGAGCGGCTCGATGTCCTGCTGCTGGCCGACGCCGCCCGGGCCGCCTTCACCAGCCGCGAGCTGTCCGAGGCCGACGTCCGGACGCTGCGGTACGGCCAGCGCGTCCCGGCCAGCCCGACGGACGACGTCCCCGTCGCCGCGTTCGGACCGGACGGCTCGCTCGTCGCCCTGCTCGAGAACCGCGGGGACAGCGCGCGGTCGCTGCTCGTCGTCCCGCCCATCGACTGACCCGCCCGCCGACTGACCTGGCGTCCGTCCGGCGCTAGTGAGCCAGCAACGGGGGAGCGGCGAGCTGGGCGAGCTGGAGCGCCTGCGCCGGGAACCAGTCGCCGGCGGCGGGGTCCGTGATGCCGCCCCACTCGGGGTCGGTGGTGGCGCCCGCGACGCCACGGTTGCACTGCCCGTCGGACTGGCCCGGGGTCTTGATCCAGAGCTTGGCGTCCAGCAGCGGGTTGCCGGTGACGGTGGTGGGGCGGTCGCCGAGGCCGCGTCCGGGCGGGTTGCACCAGTCCTGGGCGTCCGGGTACGCGACGGCGGGCTGCCACGGTCCCTGGCCGTTACGGCTCGTGTCCACCACGAAGTGCGCGGTCGGCGCGGTGCTGCCGAGCATCGAGGCGTACCGCTCGTTGACCCCGAGGGTGTTCAGGTCGGCCGCGCTGGCGGTGTCGCTCCACACGCCGTAGTTGTTCAGCGCGACGCCGTTCCACCCGTTGCTCGGACCGCCGTTCCAGTACTGGTTCGGGCAGCCGTTGTAGTCGCCCACGTTGACGCTGGTGGCGTACGCCAGGCACTGCGAGACCCAGGTGCCGTACTGCGACAGGTTCGGCGTGTACTGGTAGTTCGAGGCGTTCACGAAGAACCCGGCCGCACGCTGGACCCCGGCCTTGACCAGCCGGTCGGCCGACTCGCCGACGTTCTGCCAGGCGGTGTGCGTGGCGTCCAGGTACACCGAGACCTGCGGGTGCGAGGTCAACGTGTCCACGGCGTGGTTGAGCTGGTCGAACCGGTTCTGCGGGGTCGGCGCGCCGTCGGCCGGCGCGCCCGGCGGGGTGGCCAGGGTGCAGTTCGAGCTGCCGTCGAGCGCCGAGACGTAGTTCGGGATCAGGCCGAGGCCGTCGGGCTCGAGGACGACGGTTGCCCGCCGGTCGCCGATCCCGGCGGCGAACGCGTCGATCCACGCGTCGTACGCCGCGGTCCCGGCCGCACCGCCCGCGGAGTACTGACCGCAGTCCCGGTAGGGCAGGTTGTAGGCGACCAGGGTCGGCACAGCGCGCTGCAGCGCGGCGCCGGCCATCGTCTTGCGCACCGCCGCGCGGACCTGCGCCGGCGTGCCCTTGGTGAACCAGACCGCCTGCGGCGTGGTGACCTCCTTGAGCACCAGCGCGGCGTCCCGGAGGCGACCGCGGGGCGCCAAGGTGGCGACCTGGGTGAGCGAACCGTCCGGCGGTGGCGGCACGTAGAGCCGGGAGCTGCTCGGGTGGGACGAGCCGCCGCTGCTCCGCTCGCTGCCCTCGGCTGCGGGCGCGGTGAACGCCAGCAGCACGAGCGCGACGATCAGGACGAGGGTGGCGCGGGCGGGCGTCCGGGACATGGCACTCCTTGCGTCGTTGCGAGGAGGGACGGCTCTCGGCTGGATGGTGTGAGAGCGCTCCCACGGCCGCCACCATCCCGCCGGAACCGACCCGTTGTCAACGGTTTGGGACGGCTTGCCCGTCTCGCGCGGCCAGTTGGTCGAGGGTTGCTGCCGCTTCTCGAGGGTCGTTCGCCTCGGGAAGCGGGTCTGCACCCACTGAACGTGATCAACGCGGGGAGTTGACAGGCGATGTAGTGCCGATATATCGTCAACGCATCGCCACCCAGTCGGTAGATGGTCCCGAACCAAGCGGACCGCCCGAGGGTGGCAGCAAGGAGAACCACCATGAGCACCACACAGACGCAGCCCGGCCGTGACGGCCGGCAGCACGAGAAGCACGAGAAGCACGAGCACGACCACAGCGAGCACCACCGCGGCCACCACTTCGGGCGTCGCGGCGAGCGCCGTCCCGACTGGAGGATGGGTGAGGGCGATGACCTGGACGACGGCCGTGAGAGTCGCCGTCGCGGCCCGCGCGGTCGCGGCGGCCAGGGCGGCGGACGCGGCTTCGGTCCCGGTTTCGGGCCAGGCTTCGGTCCCGGCCCTGGTGGGTTCGGCCCCGGCGGTCCGCGGGAGCGCGGTCGCGGTCGACGCGGTGGGCGCGGAGGTCGCGGCGACGTCCGCGCGGCCATCCTGACCCTGCTGGCCGAGCAGCCGATGCACGGCTACCAGCTGATCCAGCAGATCACCGAGCGCAGCGGCGGGGTCTGGACGCCGAGCCCCGGCTCGGTCTACCCGGCGCTGTCCCAGCTGGAGGACGAGGGCCTGGTCACGTTCGAGCGGGTCGACGGTCGCAAGACCGCCAGCCTGACCGAGGCCGGTCGCGAGCACGTCGAGCAGCACGCGGCCGAGCTGGGATCGCCGTGGGACGACGTCAGCGGCGGCGTGAGCAGCCAGGCCCGTGACCTGATGGGTGAGATCGGTGCCCTGATGGGCGCCGCCCGGCAGGTCGCGCACGTCGGCACGCAGGCTCAGGTCGCCCAGGCCGCAACGGTTCTGGCCGATGCGCGACGGTCCCTCTACCGGATCCTCGCGGACGAGCCGCAGGGCGACGCCTGACGTAGCCGCACCAGCACCAGCACCAGCACCAGCGCCGGCCGCCGCGGGGGCTCACCCCTCGCGGCGGTCGGCGTTCGCGTGCACGGCGTCGTGCACGTACTGGGCGAGCCCGGTGGCGACGTCCTCGTAGTGCCTCGTGAAGCGAGGGTCCGCCAGGTACAGGTCCGCGAGCCCGCGGTGCATCGTCGGCGAGCAGTCGTAGAACCGCTCGATGCCCCGGCGGTGCCGCTCGGCCAGGTCCAGGGCGCGTTCGTCGGTCGCGGGGACGCCGTCGCGCATCGCCTGGGCGAGCTCGGCCTCGAGTGCCTCGGTCTCGGCCCTGATCGCCAGCCAGTCCTGCTTGCTCCAGCGCGCGGTGCGGCGCCGGCTCTGCCGCCAGGCGTCCGTGTCACCCCACCGTTCCTCGGCCTCGGCCGCGAGCTCCTCGCCTCGCCATCCCTCGCCGAAGACCTCCAGCTGCTCGCTCGGGGTCAGGTTGATGCCCATCTGCTCCGCCTCCAACATCTTCTCCAGGTGGGACAGCACGTTCTCGAGGCGACCGATCCGGTCCCGCACGAGGCGGTGCTGCTCGCGCAGGTGGGACGCGGGGTCCGCCTGCGGGTCGTCGAGGAGCGCGGCGATCTGGTCCAGCCCGAAGCCGAGCTCCCGGTAGGCCAGCACGTCGTGCAGCCGCGCCAGGTCGCCGTCGTCGTAGAGCCGGTAGCCCGCTGCGGTGCGTCCGCTGGGGCGCAGCAGCCCGATCTGGTCGTAGTGGTGCAGGGTGCGCACGCTGACCCCGGCCATCGCGGCCACCTCACCCACGGCGTGCTCGACGCTCTCGTCGCCCACGACGGCCTCCCTTCCTCGACCTGCTGAGCGTGCCGCCTCACGTCGCGTCAGGGTCAAGCCGAAATTCTCGGTGCGCAACGGCGACCGCGGCCAGTACGGTGCCGCGATGAGCACGAAGATCCGCCTCATCGGCCCCGACGACGCCCAGGATGGCGAGCTCCTCGACGCCCTGGCCCGGCTGCTGGCGACCCGCCACCAGGCTCACCGGGTCACTGCCCCCCTGCTGGACCCGGGCTACGAGGAAGCGGCGGTCTGCCGGGAGCACCTGGGCGCGCAGCTGAGCGACGAGAACGTGAGCGGCGCCGTCGCGGTGCGCGAGGGCCGGACCGTCGGGTACCTGATCGGTCGGACGGGGGACGGCCCGCCCTGGGGACCGAGCGTCTGGATGGAGTCCGGCGCGGTGGCCAGCCAGGACGCCGAGACCGTGCGCGATCTCTACGCGGCCGCCGCGCAGTCGTGGGTGGACGCCGGGAAGGTCGCGCACTACGTGCTGGTCCCAGCCAGCAGCGCGGCGCTGGTGGACGGCTTCTTCCGGCTGGGCTTCGGGCTGCAACACGTGCACGGGGTCCGCGAGCCCGCCCGCCGCGAAGCGCTGCCTGGCATCACGATCCGGCGAGCCGACCGCGCCGACATCCCGGTGCTGGCCGAGCTCGACCGCGAGCTCCCGCTGCACCAGGGCCGATCGCCCGTGTTCTCGGCCGGCCACCTACCCACGCTGGACGAGGCTCGCGAGGAGTGGGAGGAGGACTGGGGCGACGACCGGTTCACCACGTTCGTCGCGGTGCTGGACGGTGAGCCGGACGGCGCTGTGCTGGGCTCGGCGATCGCCTGCCCGCTCGAGCTGTCCAGCCTGCACCGCGGCCCCGCCCTGGCCGACCACAGCGGGTTCCTGGGCTTCGCGGCCGTACTGCCCGCGGCCCGCGGACGCCGGATCGGCCGCGCGCTCGGCGAGGCCGTCATCGACTGGTCGGCCCGCTCCGGCTACCGCAGCGTGGCCACGGACTGGCGGGCGACCAACCTGCTGTCCTCGCGCACCTGGCCGCGACTCGGGTTCGAGCCGACCTTCCTGCGCCTGCACCGGCTCGTGGGGCACTGAGCCGGCGCAGGCGCAGGTCGGACGCGTCTGCCGTTCGGGGTCAGTGGCCGCCGGTCACCGCCGCGTACGCGTTCACGAGGCCGTTGCCGTAGAACCCGTTCTTGGACGCCGGACCCTCGCACTTCGCGGATGCCGTGGCGACCGAGCCGTCCGGCCGGATCCGGGTCCAGGTGAACGTGCGCGGCTGCGGGCAGGCGTGGTCGACGGCCGTCTTGAGCAGGATCCGCTCCGTGGTGGCCGGGTTCAGGGTGAGGCCACCGTGCCGGGCGTCCCGCTTGCCGTACTGGCTGACGATGAGCGCGGCGACGCCGACCGCGTGCGGGCTGGCCATCGACGTCCCCTGCAGGTACTGGTAGTACCCGCAGGTGCCGCCCTGGCAGTCCTGCACGACGAAGTCGTTGTTCGGCGTTCCGTCGGGGTTGAGGTCACCGTTCGCCTCGGCGTCGTACTTCGGGTAGGCCGCCAGCACCAGGTTCCGCGGGTCGAGGGTCTCGTCCGTGGAGTCGTACGCGTCCCCACCCGGCGCGGACACGTCGGTCTGCTCGGTGCCGTAGTTGGAGAAGTACGACATCCGGGTCGAGGGACCGGTCGAGCTGACCGACACCACGCCCCGGCTCTCGGACGGGACGCTGATGCAGCGGTTGTCGATGGTGCGCTCGTGCGCGGCGCCGGCCGGGTAGTCCGGGCTGGTGTCGTCGAACGTCGGGTGGCCGAGGTCGGTCAGCTCGTTGCCCATGGCCGCGATCGGCAGGACGCCGTGCGCCCGGGCGTAGTCCAGGGCGCGCTGGGTGGTCTCGCGGATGACGCGCTGCTCGGTCTGCTCGGCGGGGGAGTCCGCCGGGTTGTTGACGCAGTTGAACAACCACGGGTCGGTGTAGAAGCTCATGTTGACGACGTCGACCCCGATGTCACCGGCGTAGGTGATGGCCTGGATGGTCGGCGCGAGGAAGAAGTAGCCGGAGTCCTGACCGGCGCGCAGGTTCAGCAGCGTGACGTTCGGTGCGACGCCCGCGATGCCCAGCCCGTTGATCGGTGAGCCGATGGTGCTGGCGACGTGGGTGCCGTGCCCGTCGTCGTCGTGGTCCACGGGGTCGATGCAGGACGGGTACTCGCACGGGCCGTCGATCACCGGGAGGTCGGTGACGAAGTTGTGCGACTCCGCGGCGTCGAAGTTGGGGGCGATGTCCGGGTGGGTCCCGTCGACGCCGGTGTCGATGACGCCGACCTTGACCGTGGCCTTGCCGGGCTGCACGGCGTAGGAGCCGTCCGGGGTCGCGCCGATCTGACGCATGTCCCACTGCCGGTTGGCGAGCGGCTCGGCGGCAGGGGCAGCGGCCGGCGCGGCGTCGGCCTGCCCGCGCCCACCCTGGCCGGTGGCCTCGCGCGCGGCGCGGTCCTTCGTCAGCCGCTCGACGTCGTCCTTCGTCAGCGCCTTGGCTCGGGCGTCCTTGGGGGCGTACCCGATGACGCGGTCCCGCGCGGCGCCGCGGACGGCGGCGGACGTGGACACCGCGGTGGAGAACGAGGACGCGCCCGAGCGCACCACGGCGAAGCCGACCTCGGTGTTCTCCGAGACGATCGTGCCGCCGGCGGCCTTGATGGCCGCGCGGGCCGAGGCCGACGCGCCGGCCGAGGTGTAGAGGACGACGTACTGCTGGCTGCCCGAGGCGGCTGCGGTCGTGGAGGTGCCGGTGGCGGCGGCCATGGGGGCTGCCGACGCCGGGGCGATGGCGGTCGCCGCAGCGACGGCCAGGACGGAACCGAGGACGAGAACGGCGGATCTGCGCATGTCGCGCTCCCTTGGTGGGGGTCCGGGTCAACCGGTGTGTCCCGCAACGTAGACCCGGGGGTCGCCACGTGGAAGGGCCGGCGAATCGCCTGCCGGTAGCGGCGTCGTCCCCGCGCCGTACGCTGTCCGCCGTGGAGCGCTGGAACGACCTGGACGACGTCCCGACCGACCTGTCGGGCGCTGTCGTGACCCTCGGCAACTTCGACGGTGTGCACGCGGGGCACCGCGCCGTGCTGGCCCGGGTCGTGGAGCGCGCCCGCGCGCTGTCTGCCACGTCCGTGGCGATCACGTTCGACCCGCACCCCGTGCAGGTGCTCTTCCCGGACCGCGCGCCCGAGCTCGTGACCAGCCTGGACCAGCGGCTGGACCTGATGTCGGCCACCGGTCTGGACGCCGCGCTGGTCATGGCGTTCACGCCGGAGCTGGCCCAGTGGTCACCGGAGCGCTTCGTGGAGCGCGTGCTCGTGGACGTGCTGCACGCGCGGGCCGTGGTGGTCGGTGCCGATACCCGGTTCGGCCACCGCAACTCCGGCGACGTGCGCACCCTGCGCGAGCTCGGGGAGCTGCACGGCTTCGACGTCGACGTCCTGGAGGACCTGCACCCCCAGGCGTCCGCCGCGCGCTGGTCCTCCACCGGGGTGCGCGAGGCGCTCGCCGAGGGCGACGTCGAGGGCGCTGCCCGGGCGCTCGGCCGGCCGCACCGCGTCACCGGCACGGTCGTGCACGGTGACCACCGCGGTCGCGAGCTGGGGTTCCCCACCGCCAACCTCGGTCCTGACTCGCAGGGGATGGTCCCGGCGGACGGCGTGTACGCCGGCTGGTTGCTCCGCCCCTCGCTCGACGAGACGGCCCAGCGGGTGCTGCCCGCCGCGGTGTCGATCGGGACCAACCCCACGTTCGACGGCACCAGCCGCCGGGTCGAGGCCTACGTCCTGGACCGCACCGACCTCGACCTGTACGGCGAGCGCGTCGTGCTGGAGCTGGTGCAGCGGCTGCGCCCGACGTTGCGCTTCGAGTCGGTGGACCGGCTGGTCGAGCAGATGCGCCTCGACGTCCAGGAGTGCCGTGAGGTCCTCGGTCACGGGGTGGTGCCGCGGTCGTACGGACCGACCTACCCGGTGCACCCGCAGGGCGACGAGCACGTGGACGGGACGACCTCGGCGGACTGATACCCTGGACACCGCCGTCAGAACGGCCGCGGAACCAGAGAGCCCGGGTGGACAAGCCCCGGTGCACCGCGCAACGACCGAAACCAGGAGAACCGCCTTGCCCCTCGACGCCGCAGTCAAGACCAAGATCATGTCCGAGTACGCGACGCACGAGGGCGACACCGGTTCGCCCGAGGTCCAGGTCGCGATGCTCACGCAGCGCATCAAGGACCTCACCGAGCACCTGAAGGAGCACAAGCACGACCACCACAGCCGTCGTGGTCTGCTCCTCCTCGTCGGCCAGCGCCGCCGGCTGCTCGGCTACCTGCGCGACAAGGACATCGCCCGGTACCGCTCGCTGATCGAGCGCCTGGGCCTGCGCCGCTAGCGCAACCGCCGCGGTCCCCATCGGGGGCCGCGGCGTTCTCATGTCGGGCGTGCCCCGGCGGAGCACCGAACCGCACCACCAGATCGCACCACCAGATCGCACCAGGCAGACCGCACCACCAGCTGGACCACAACTGAACACGCAGCACAGCGAGACGACGGCCGTACGGAGCGCCGGTCCTCGGTAGTGGCCCCCGGGAGGCACCCGCCAGTGAGCGGACGCCGGCCGTGGGCCTCGATCGAAGACCGGGACCACGCGCCGCTCACGCCGTCGGTACGACAGGCCGCCCGTGTCGGGCGGTCTGCAGACGATGACTGATGAGACGAAACGGAGAGTGACCCCGACATGGAGGGTCCCGACACCCAGTTCGCG
This DNA window, taken from Angustibacter luteus, encodes the following:
- the rbfA gene encoding 30S ribosome-binding factor RbfA, producing the protein MTDHPRARKIADRIKVIVAETIERRIKDPRLGFVTVTDVRVTGDLQHASIFYTVFGSEEERAGTAAALESAKGVIRREVGAGTGLRLTPSIEFFADAMPENAAHIDDLLRQAAEHDAEVAARASGQVFAGEADPYKKPHEDDDEADAEQTP
- a CDS encoding MFS transporter, which encodes MTSDTLGQARTSSGSTRRVPLALALLAASLPMFMATLDNLVITNALPVIRTDLGASVEQLQWFVNAYTLTFATLMLGASTLGDRFGRRRIFVAGISLFTLASIASALATTPAMLIASRALQGVGGAAIMPLSLTLLAAAVPPAKRAMAIGVWGGVAGLGVALGPLIGGAVVEGVSWQAIFWINVPIALVAVPFILRALPESYGRRDPLDVSGLALVGAGVFSGVWGITRGNIDGWTSTRVLVALAASAVLLVAFLVRESRTAYPLIPLRLFRSRSFSIANIAGFAFSMGMFGSVFLLVQYLQVVDGYSPLEAGVRTLPWTAAPMLVAPVAGLLAPRVGVRALLSVGLTLQAVALAWIALVTTPSGTYAELVPAFALAGIGMGLTFAPSSTAVLADMADDDHATASSTNATIREIGVALGVAVLVAVFEGAGGTITPEGYTDALRPAILTGAAVVAVGAVAARWLPRRSPRSSSEPVEVLLAEAAPVG
- a CDS encoding TetR/AcrR family transcriptional regulator; protein product: MNSTEMSAAPRRMSGEQRRDQILKAALGAFAAGGYAGTSTDQVARAAGVSQPYVVRLFGSKQELFAQVYEHASKRVIDALAAVPAGPDAKHEMGEAYVRLLADRDLLLVIMHGFIAGADPKVGHIARFTLAEAFRLHRERTGASADDARMFVAHGMLINVLMASGAPLHLGEDPDLDALTECTFGAAMSDVAALAAGA
- the truB gene encoding tRNA pseudouridine(55) synthase TruB; this translates as MSSPPGRTDAPPRRPTAPDGLVVVDKPAGWTSHDVVARMRRLAGTRKVGHAGTLDPMATGVLVVGVGRATRLLTYLVGADKTYTATIRLGVTTVTDDAEGDATSRLDAGGLTRADVDPAVRALTGAIDQVPSAVSAIKVDGQRSYARVRSGEQVELAARPVTVHRFDVLDVRPGVDESADDALAVLDLDVEVEVSSGTYVRALARDLGAALGVGGHLTALRRTAVGPYAIGSARTLEQLEERLDVLLLADAARAAFTSRELSEADVRTLRYGQRVPASPTDDVPVAAFGPDGSLVALLENRGDSARSLLVVPPID
- a CDS encoding glycoside hydrolase family 6 protein, encoding MSRTPARATLVLIVALVLLAFTAPAAEGSERSSGGSSHPSSSRLYVPPPPDGSLTQVATLAPRGRLRDAALVLKEVTTPQAVWFTKGTPAQVRAAVRKTMAGAALQRAVPTLVAYNLPYRDCGQYSAGGAAGTAAYDAWIDAFAAGIGDRRATVVLEPDGLGLIPNYVSALDGSSNCTLATPPGAPADGAPTPQNRFDQLNHAVDTLTSHPQVSVYLDATHTAWQNVGESADRLVKAGVQRAAGFFVNASNYQYTPNLSQYGTWVSQCLAYATSVNVGDYNGCPNQYWNGGPSNGWNGVALNNYGVWSDTASAADLNTLGVNERYASMLGSTAPTAHFVVDTSRNGQGPWQPAVAYPDAQDWCNPPGRGLGDRPTTVTGNPLLDAKLWIKTPGQSDGQCNRGVAGATTDPEWGGITDPAAGDWFPAQALQLAQLAAPPLLAH
- a CDS encoding PadR family transcriptional regulator — encoded protein: MGEGDDLDDGRESRRRGPRGRGGQGGGRGFGPGFGPGFGPGPGGFGPGGPRERGRGRRGGRGGRGDVRAAILTLLAEQPMHGYQLIQQITERSGGVWTPSPGSVYPALSQLEDEGLVTFERVDGRKTASLTEAGREHVEQHAAELGSPWDDVSGGVSSQARDLMGEIGALMGAARQVAHVGTQAQVAQAATVLADARRSLYRILADEPQGDA
- a CDS encoding MerR family transcriptional regulator translates to MGDESVEHAVGEVAAMAGVSVRTLHHYDQIGLLRPSGRTAAGYRLYDDGDLARLHDVLAYRELGFGLDQIAALLDDPQADPASHLREQHRLVRDRIGRLENVLSHLEKMLEAEQMGINLTPSEQLEVFGEGWRGEELAAEAEERWGDTDAWRQSRRRTARWSKQDWLAIRAETEALEAELAQAMRDGVPATDERALDLAERHRRGIERFYDCSPTMHRGLADLYLADPRFTRHYEDVATGLAQYVHDAVHANADRREG
- a CDS encoding GNAT family N-acetyltransferase, which codes for MSTKIRLIGPDDAQDGELLDALARLLATRHQAHRVTAPLLDPGYEEAAVCREHLGAQLSDENVSGAVAVREGRTVGYLIGRTGDGPPWGPSVWMESGAVASQDAETVRDLYAAAAQSWVDAGKVAHYVLVPASSAALVDGFFRLGFGLQHVHGVREPARREALPGITIRRADRADIPVLAELDRELPLHQGRSPVFSAGHLPTLDEAREEWEEDWGDDRFTTFVAVLDGEPDGAVLGSAIACPLELSSLHRGPALADHSGFLGFAAVLPAARGRRIGRALGEAVIDWSARSGYRSVATDWRATNLLSSRTWPRLGFEPTFLRLHRLVGH
- a CDS encoding S8 family peptidase — its product is MRRSAVLVLGSVLAVAAATAIAPASAAPMAAATGTSTTAAASGSQQYVVLYTSAGASASARAAIKAAGGTIVSENTEVGFAVVRSGASSFSTAVSTSAAVRGAARDRVIGYAPKDARAKALTKDDVERLTKDRAAREATGQGGRGQADAAPAAAPAAEPLANRQWDMRQIGATPDGSYAVQPGKATVKVGVIDTGVDGTHPDIAPNFDAAESHNFVTDLPVIDGPCEYPSCIDPVDHDDDGHGTHVASTIGSPINGLGIAGVAPNVTLLNLRAGQDSGYFFLAPTIQAITYAGDIGVDVVNMSFYTDPWLFNCVNNPADSPAEQTEQRVIRETTQRALDYARAHGVLPIAAMGNELTDLGHPTFDDTSPDYPAGAAHERTIDNRCISVPSESRGVVSVSSTGPSTRMSYFSNYGTEQTDVSAPGGDAYDSTDETLDPRNLVLAAYPKYDAEANGDLNPDGTPNNDFVVQDCQGGTCGYYQYLQGTSMASPHAVGVAALIVSQYGKRDARHGGLTLNPATTERILLKTAVDHACPQPRTFTWTRIRPDGSVATASAKCEGPASKNGFYGNGLVNAYAAVTGGH
- a CDS encoding bifunctional riboflavin kinase/FAD synthetase, whose translation is MERWNDLDDVPTDLSGAVVTLGNFDGVHAGHRAVLARVVERARALSATSVAITFDPHPVQVLFPDRAPELVTSLDQRLDLMSATGLDAALVMAFTPELAQWSPERFVERVLVDVLHARAVVVGADTRFGHRNSGDVRTLRELGELHGFDVDVLEDLHPQASAARWSSTGVREALAEGDVEGAARALGRPHRVTGTVVHGDHRGRELGFPTANLGPDSQGMVPADGVYAGWLLRPSLDETAQRVLPAAVSIGTNPTFDGTSRRVEAYVLDRTDLDLYGERVVLELVQRLRPTLRFESVDRLVEQMRLDVQECREVLGHGVVPRSYGPTYPVHPQGDEHVDGTTSAD
- the rpsO gene encoding 30S ribosomal protein S15, coding for MPLDAAVKTKIMSEYATHEGDTGSPEVQVAMLTQRIKDLTEHLKEHKHDHHSRRGLLLLVGQRRRLLGYLRDKDIARYRSLIERLGLRR